The sequence TACAGTATGATCTGGTCTTCACCCTATTAGCGGGGGCTTCATGGAGTTTGATTAGACAGTTCACAGCGTCCTTATAATATAGAATTGGACATCTAGTATCCTCTGTTACGTAGACCTCGTATGGTTTTCCTAGGGCAGGCTCCTGAATCATCAGTGTTGTATATGATGATAAGCCTCCTCCTCCACGTCCTGGACCTATGATTGATGGGAGTCTGACGCATCTGAAGTCAAGTCCAAACTTTCTGTTGAAGTATTCACCTAAGAGTTCGCCGCAGACCTTGCTCACTCCATACATTGAATGTGGCCTCTGGGGTGACTTGGACGATATGATCTCTTCCTCGCCGAGGCTGTATGAGGCTACTGAACTAATGAAAGTCATCTTCTCAACTCCGAATAGGACCGATGCTTCGAGAAGGTTGAATGTTCCGTTGATGTTTACCATATATGCTGCTTGGGGATTCTCCTCGCAGGCCTCTGATAGCATCGCGCCTGTATGGAATATCTCCCTAACATTGTTCCTCTTCACAACATCTAAGACCTCAGGCCAATAGGCTATGTCTCCCCTCCTGAACTTGACCTTCGGAGCCAGATCCATAATATTCTGGCCTCTCCGTGGTGGGGCTATATCGAATAAAATGACTTCCTCACCCTTATCTACAAGTTTCTTGGTAATGTTCCATCCTATGAAGCCTGTGCCACCTGTGACCAATATACTCAACAGACTCTACCTCTTCTTAATTTGGTGAATGGTTGATGTTAATTACTCTTTTGAAGTCGCAAGTATCTCACCCAACTCTCTTATGGTTTCGAGCGATATGGCTTGGGGATGAGCGAAGATGACTTGTTCGATCCCGAGGCTCTCCAAGGTTTTGATGTAGCTCGGAAGTTCGTCTTGGCTCTTGAGGATATAGAATCTCTCTGTGACTGTCGGCGGAACCATCTCTAGGATTGATGTGCTGAAAGGTTTCGAATCATACTGTCCACGGATAGGTGCGACTGAGTCTTTCAATCCGAACCTCTTCAAAACATGCTCTGATGTGCTTAGGGCCACCGTTGCTGAGGCAAACCTTAAAACTCTGTAAATTTCGGGTTTGAATTCTCTGTATATGTATGCAGGTGCGAATATGCCTGCTGTCCATTTGCGCGTCTCATACGGTCTGCCGACCTTGTTTAGAGCCCAAGCTATCATTTCAGGATCTGAATAGTTGAGTAGGGCACCGTCAAATTTTGAGGCTATCTTGAGCATTCTAGGTCCTTGAGCGCCAAGCCAGATCCTGCACCTTAACCCCACTTTGTCAAGATTCTCAAATATCTCATTCTTAGCCTCCAGGATCATCCTTGGAATTCCGCTGATTCTCTCGAGGTCTATACCTACCCTGTGCAGGTTGCCTCTGTCTCCTGGTCCTATGCAGAGTTCGAAGCGTTCTCCATAATATTCTATAAGGGTT is a genomic window of Candidatus Bathyarchaeota archaeon containing:
- a CDS encoding NAD-dependent epimerase/dehydratase family protein, which produces MSILVTGGTGFIGWNITKKLVDKGEEVILFDIAPPRRGQNIMDLAPKVKFRRGDIAYWPEVLDVVKRNNVREIFHTGAMLSEACEENPQAAYMVNINGTFNLLEASVLFGVEKMTFISSVASYSLGEEEIISSKSPQRPHSMYGVSKVCGELLGEYFNRKFGLDFRCVRLPSIIGPGRGGGGLSSYTTLMIQEPALGKPYEVYVTEDTRCPILYYKDAVNCLIKLHEAPANRVKTRSYCIAGYNPTAGEIAGMVREKIPDAKITFRPDPEKTRIVKSWAQKIDESEASDEWGWRREYTLEESIEDFIEEVRKNPERYI
- a CDS encoding LLM class flavin-dependent oxidoreductase, which produces MKLGGRPLKFGISINIEDTLDTAVAKSLTAEASKLDYLWIPDLPNQRYPPAIAAAAASRTTRIRIGLGLISPILHRPIQIASSMRTLIEYYGERFELCIGPGDRGNLHRVGIDLERISGIPRMILEAKNEIFENLDKVGLRCRIWLGAQGPRMLKIASKFDGALLNYSDPEMIAWALNKVGRPYETRKWTAGIFAPAYIYREFKPEIYRVLRFASATVALSTSEHVLKRFGLKDSVAPIRGQYDSKPFSTSILEMVPPTVTERFYILKSQDELPSYIKTLESLGIEQVIFAHPQAISLETIRELGEILATSKE